The following coding sequences are from one Primulina eburnea isolate SZY01 chromosome 15, ASM2296580v1, whole genome shotgun sequence window:
- the LOC140813989 gene encoding uncharacterized protein isoform X3 — translation MQTDDAIVLDEPIETTTLDAYPYGHEDKHRRAATQWENIITGVDQRFNTFAEFREALHKYSIAHGFTYKYKKNDSHRVTAKCKTEGCPWRIYASRLATTQLICIKKMNPEHTCEGATVKAGYRATRGWIGSIIKEKLKVSPNYKPKDIASDIKRDYGIQLNYTQAWRAKEIAREQLQGSYREAYSQLPLFCEKIMETNPGSLATLSTKEDSSFRQLFVSFHASISGFHECRPLIFLDSTLLYSKYQGTLLAATAADGNDDFFPVAFAVVDEETENNWHWFLSQLKSALSTSEQITFVSDFQKGIRASLLDIFGKGCYHGYCLRCLAEKLNKDLKGQFSHDARRLMVQDFYAAAYAPKHEVFESCVKSIKAISDEAYNWVISSEPDHWANAFFGGARYNHMTSNFGQQFYSWVSEVDELPITQMIDVLRGKIMELIYRRRLESSQWVTRLTPFMEDRLQNEAAKSRSLQVLLSHGSVFEVRGESVDIVDIDHWDCSCKGWQLTGLPCCHAIAVLECLGRSLNDYCSRYFTSDSYRLTYLESINPIPNVEKQEQSEVLVEATIVTPPPTKRPPGRPKMKFADSVDIIKRQLQCSKCKGLGHNKKTCNKAKGVEEPETPLLIEGPTSDNEPEPEREPIGSS, via the exons ATGCAAACTGATGATGCGATTGTCTTAGATGAACCTATCGAAACTACAACACTTGATGCTTATCCTTATGGCCATGAAGATAAGCATCGTAGAGCAGCGACTCAGTGGGAGAATATTATCACTGGTGTGGACCAAAGATTTAATACGTTTGCCGAGTTCCGTGAAGCTCTGCATAAGTACTCGATTGCCCATGGATTCACCTACAAATATAAGAAAAATGACAGTCATCGTGTTACTGCCAAGTGCAAAACGGAAGGCTGTCCATGGCGTATATATGCATCTAGATTGGCTACCACTCAACTAATATGCATAAAGAAAATGAATCCAGAGCACACTTGTGAAGGGGCTACTGTAAAAGCTGGTTATAGGGCGACAAGGGGATGGATAGGAAGCATCATTAAGGAAAAATTGAAAGTTTCTCCAAATTACAAGCCGAAAGACATAGCCAGTGACATCAAGCGTGATTATGGCATTCAGTTGAATTATACGCAAGCTTGGCGAGCCAAGGAGATTGCACGAGAGCAGCTTCAGGGTTCATACAGAGAGGCGTATTCTCAGTTACCACTTTTTTGTGAGAAGATAATGGAGACTAATCCCGGTAGTCTTGCCACATTGAGTACGAAAGAAGATTCAAGCTTCCGCCAACTTTTTGTCTCGTTTCACGCCTCAATATCTGGCTTTCATGAGTGTCGCCCTCTTATTTTTCTTGATAGCACTCTTCTTTACTCAAAATACCAAGGAACTTTATTAGCAGCTACTGCCGCAGATGGAAATGATGATTTTTTCCCCGTAGCCTTTGCTGTGGTTGACGAAGAAACCGAAAATAACTGGCACTGGTTTCTGTCACAGTTAAAATCTGCTCTCTCAACATCTGAGCAAATTACTTTTGTTTCCGATTTCCAGAAAGGCATAAGAGCGTCTTTGCTCGATATTTTTGGCAAGGGATGCTACCATGGTTATTGTCTGCGCTGTCTTGCTGAGAAACTTAATAAAGATCTGAAAGGACAATTTTCACATGATGCTAGGCGGCTCATGGTTCAAGATTTCTATGCGGCTGCATATGCACCAAAACACGAGGTGTTTGAAAGTTGTGTAAAAAGCATAAAGGCCATCTCAGATGAGGCTTATAATTGGGTCATTAGTAGCGAGCCAGATCACTGGGCTAATGCATTTTTTGGTGGGGCGAGATACAATCACATGACATCCAACTTTGGCCAACAGTTTTACAGTTGGGTGTCTGAGGTGGATGAGTTGCCAATTACTCAGATGATTGATGTATTGCGTGGCAAGATCATGGAACTGATTTATAGGCGAAGGCTTGAGTCGAGCCAGTGGGTCACAAGATTGACACCTTTTATGGAGGATAGGCTTCAGAATGAGGCGGCAAAATCAAGGTCACTTCAAGTGTTACTCTCACATGGGAGTGTATTTGAGGTCCGTGGTGAATCTGTTGACATTGTTGATATTGATCACTGGGACTGTAGTTGCAAAGGATGGCAACTCACAGGATTGCCTTGCTGTCATGCTATTGCTGTTCTTGAATGCCTTGGCAGGAGTCTCAATGATTATTGCTCTAGATACTTCACGTCAGACAGCTACCGATTGACTTATTTGGAGTCGATCAACCCCATACCAAATGTGGAGAAACAAGAGCAAAGTGAAGTGCTGGTAGAAGCAACTATTGTAACTCCTCCGCCTACAAAGCGCCCTCCAGGCCGACCGAAGATGAAATTTGCGGACTCTGTGGATATCATTAAGCGCCAGCTCCAGTGTAGTAAATGCAAGGGCCTAGGCCACAATAAGAAAACATGCAA CAAGGCGAAAGGGGTGGAAGAACCAGAAACTCCACTTTTGATTGAGGGGCCGACGAGCGACAATGAACCGGAACCGGAACGTGAACCCATAGGAAGCAGTTGA
- the LOC140813989 gene encoding uncharacterized protein isoform X1, with translation MGTTKKIIAICQSGGEFVSNKDDGSLYYAGGEAYALDLDQHTQLKDFKHELAETFQCSVDGMAIKYFLPGNRKTLISISKDKDLHRMVNFFKESDQVEVFIFAAARNVSNMPASRSSRTIASDSEFPIDVPVDLMQTDDAIVLDEPIETTTLDAYPYGHEDKHRRAATQWENIITGVDQRFNTFAEFREALHKYSIAHGFTYKYKKNDSHRVTAKCKTEGCPWRIYASRLATTQLICIKKMNPEHTCEGATVKAGYRATRGWIGSIIKEKLKVSPNYKPKDIASDIKRDYGIQLNYTQAWRAKEIAREQLQGSYREAYSQLPLFCEKIMETNPGSLATLSTKEDSSFRQLFVSFHASISGFHECRPLIFLDSTLLYSKYQGTLLAATAADGNDDFFPVAFAVVDEETENNWHWFLSQLKSALSTSEQITFVSDFQKGIRASLLDIFGKGCYHGYCLRCLAEKLNKDLKGQFSHDARRLMVQDFYAAAYAPKHEVFESCVKSIKAISDEAYNWVISSEPDHWANAFFGGARYNHMTSNFGQQFYSWVSEVDELPITQMIDVLRGKIMELIYRRRLESSQWVTRLTPFMEDRLQNEAAKSRSLQVLLSHGSVFEVRGESVDIVDIDHWDCSCKGWQLTGLPCCHAIAVLECLGRSLNDYCSRYFTSDSYRLTYLESINPIPNVEKQEQSEVLVEATIVTPPPTKRPPGRPKMKFADSVDIIKRQLQCSKCKGLGHNKKTCNKAKGVEEPETPLLIEGPTSDNEPEPEREPIGSS, from the exons ATGGGTACAACGAAGAAGATTATAGCCATATGCCAATCTGGAGGGGAATTTGTGAGCAATAAGGATGACGGGTCCTTGTATTATGCGGGCGGGGAAGCTTATGCTTTGGACCTGGATCAGCACACCCAATTGAAAGATTTCAAACATGAACTTGCTGAAACATTTCAATGCAGTGTGGATGGCATGGCCATCAAGTATTTTCTCCCTGGGAACAGGAAGACCCTCATTAGTATATCTAAGGATAAGGACCTTCACCGCATGGTTAACTTCTTTAAGGAATCTGACCAAGTTGAGGTTTTCATATTTGCTGCTGCCCGAAATGTGTCCAATATGCCTGCCAGTAG GTCTAGCAGGACGATTGCTTCTGACTCAGAATTTCCTATTGATGTCCCTGTGGACCTTATGCAAACTGATGATGCGATTGTCTTAGATGAACCTATCGAAACTACAACACTTGATGCTTATCCTTATGGCCATGAAGATAAGCATCGTAGAGCAGCGACTCAGTGGGAGAATATTATCACTGGTGTGGACCAAAGATTTAATACGTTTGCCGAGTTCCGTGAAGCTCTGCATAAGTACTCGATTGCCCATGGATTCACCTACAAATATAAGAAAAATGACAGTCATCGTGTTACTGCCAAGTGCAAAACGGAAGGCTGTCCATGGCGTATATATGCATCTAGATTGGCTACCACTCAACTAATATGCATAAAGAAAATGAATCCAGAGCACACTTGTGAAGGGGCTACTGTAAAAGCTGGTTATAGGGCGACAAGGGGATGGATAGGAAGCATCATTAAGGAAAAATTGAAAGTTTCTCCAAATTACAAGCCGAAAGACATAGCCAGTGACATCAAGCGTGATTATGGCATTCAGTTGAATTATACGCAAGCTTGGCGAGCCAAGGAGATTGCACGAGAGCAGCTTCAGGGTTCATACAGAGAGGCGTATTCTCAGTTACCACTTTTTTGTGAGAAGATAATGGAGACTAATCCCGGTAGTCTTGCCACATTGAGTACGAAAGAAGATTCAAGCTTCCGCCAACTTTTTGTCTCGTTTCACGCCTCAATATCTGGCTTTCATGAGTGTCGCCCTCTTATTTTTCTTGATAGCACTCTTCTTTACTCAAAATACCAAGGAACTTTATTAGCAGCTACTGCCGCAGATGGAAATGATGATTTTTTCCCCGTAGCCTTTGCTGTGGTTGACGAAGAAACCGAAAATAACTGGCACTGGTTTCTGTCACAGTTAAAATCTGCTCTCTCAACATCTGAGCAAATTACTTTTGTTTCCGATTTCCAGAAAGGCATAAGAGCGTCTTTGCTCGATATTTTTGGCAAGGGATGCTACCATGGTTATTGTCTGCGCTGTCTTGCTGAGAAACTTAATAAAGATCTGAAAGGACAATTTTCACATGATGCTAGGCGGCTCATGGTTCAAGATTTCTATGCGGCTGCATATGCACCAAAACACGAGGTGTTTGAAAGTTGTGTAAAAAGCATAAAGGCCATCTCAGATGAGGCTTATAATTGGGTCATTAGTAGCGAGCCAGATCACTGGGCTAATGCATTTTTTGGTGGGGCGAGATACAATCACATGACATCCAACTTTGGCCAACAGTTTTACAGTTGGGTGTCTGAGGTGGATGAGTTGCCAATTACTCAGATGATTGATGTATTGCGTGGCAAGATCATGGAACTGATTTATAGGCGAAGGCTTGAGTCGAGCCAGTGGGTCACAAGATTGACACCTTTTATGGAGGATAGGCTTCAGAATGAGGCGGCAAAATCAAGGTCACTTCAAGTGTTACTCTCACATGGGAGTGTATTTGAGGTCCGTGGTGAATCTGTTGACATTGTTGATATTGATCACTGGGACTGTAGTTGCAAAGGATGGCAACTCACAGGATTGCCTTGCTGTCATGCTATTGCTGTTCTTGAATGCCTTGGCAGGAGTCTCAATGATTATTGCTCTAGATACTTCACGTCAGACAGCTACCGATTGACTTATTTGGAGTCGATCAACCCCATACCAAATGTGGAGAAACAAGAGCAAAGTGAAGTGCTGGTAGAAGCAACTATTGTAACTCCTCCGCCTACAAAGCGCCCTCCAGGCCGACCGAAGATGAAATTTGCGGACTCTGTGGATATCATTAAGCGCCAGCTCCAGTGTAGTAAATGCAAGGGCCTAGGCCACAATAAGAAAACATGCAA CAAGGCGAAAGGGGTGGAAGAACCAGAAACTCCACTTTTGATTGAGGGGCCGACGAGCGACAATGAACCGGAACCGGAACGTGAACCCATAGGAAGCAGTTGA
- the LOC140814725 gene encoding CBL-interacting serine/threonine-protein kinase 1-like, with protein MVLLHAGNDEELRGSDEEPICKRNKKNGMRLGKYEFGRTLGEGNFGKVKFARHTDSDRPFAIKILEKNTILDLKLTQQIKREIGTLKLLKHPNVVRLYEVLASKTKVYMVLEYVNGGELFDRIASKGKLREAQGRKLFQQLIDGVSYCHNKGVFHRDLKLENVLIDANGNIKITDFGLSALPQHFRNDGLLHTTCGSPNYVAPEILSNRGYDGAASDTWSCGVILYVILTGYLPFDDRNLAVLYQKIMKGEAHIPTWLSLGVRNLIKRILDPNPRTRITRDEIKENDWFKLDYTPLDPTEEENENACTDDDVSSSNEAHSDAGKDHHSPALINAFKLIGMSSCLDLSGFFEKEDVSERKIRFTSNHSPKELLDRIEETVIQMGFHVQKKNGKLKVMMDRKCQNASGSLSVAAEVFEISPSLYVVELRKACGDPVVYKQLCDKFSNELGVPQIQEQLSATAL; from the exons ATGGTGCTTCTGCACGCAGGAAATGACGAAGAATTGCGAGGATCGGACGAGGAGCCGATCTGCAAGAGGAATAAGAAGAATGGGATGCGGTTGGGGAAGTACGAGTTCGGGAGGACACTGGGAGAAGGGAATTTCGGGAAGGTCAAATTCGCCAGGCATACCGACTCCGACCGCCCCTTCGCCATCAAGATCTTGGAGAAGAACACGATTCTCGACCTCAAGCTCACCCAGCAG ATTAAGAGGGAAATTGGCACTTTGAAGCTTCTCAAACATCCAAATGTTGTCAGATTATATGAG GTCTTAGCGAGCAAGACCAAGGTATACATGGTCCTGGAGTACGTGAATGGTGGTGAATTATTTGATAGAATT GCATCCAAAGGGAAACTCCGGGAAGCTCAAGGCAGGAAGCTCTTCCAGCAGTTAATTGATGGCGTTAGTTACTGTCACAACAAAGGCGTTTTTCACAGAGATCTCAAG CTAGAAAATGTGTTGATTGATGCAAATGGAAACATTAAGATAACAGATTTCGGCCTCAGTGCGTTGCCTCAACATTTCAGG AATGATGGCTTATTGCATACAACTTGTGGAAGTCCAAACTATGTTGCCCCTGAGATTCTCTCAAATAGAGGATATGATGGTGCGGCCTCGGATACGTGGTCATGTGGCGTCATCTTATACGTGATTCTGACAGGATACCTTCCCTTTGATGATCGAAATCTCGCAGTTCTTTATCAGAAG ATTATGAAGGGGGAAGCTCATATACCAACATGGTTATCTCTTGGGGTCAGAAACCTAATAAAGAGGATTCTAGATCCCAACCCTCGTACACGGATAACCAGGGATGAGATCAAAGAAAATGACTGGTTCAAACTAGACTACACCCCTTTAGATCCCAcggaagaagaaaatgaaaatgctTGCACAGATGATGATGTATCATCTTCAAATGAGGCT CATTCAGATGCAGGAAAAGATCATCATTCACCAGCACTAATCAATGCATTTAAGCTAATCGGAATGTCCTCTTGCCTAGATCTTTCGGGATTCTTTGAAAAAGAG GATGTCTCTGAGAGGAAGATCAGATTTACATCAAATCATTCTCCAAAAGAACTGTTGGACAGGATAGAAGAAACAGTCATACAAATGGGATTTCATGTCCAAAAGAAAAACGGAAAG TTGAAAGTCATGATGGATCGCAAATGTCAGAATGCGTCTGGGAGTCTCTCAGTTGCTGCAGAA GTTTTTGAGATAAGTCCATCCTTGTACGTCGTTGAGTTGCGAAAAGCATGCGGTGATCCTGTAGTGTACAAACAG TTGTGTGACAAATTTTCAAACGAGTTGGGTGTACCTCAAATCCAAGAGCAGCTCTCAGCCACTGCATTGTGA
- the LOC140813989 gene encoding uncharacterized protein isoform X2, with translation MGTTKKIIAICQSGGEFVSNKDDGSLYYAGGEAYALDLDQHTQLKDFKHELAETFQCSVDGMAIKYFLPGNRKTLISISKDKDLHRMVNFFKESDQVEVFIFAAARNVSNMPASRSSRTIASDSEFPIDVPVDLMQTDDAIVLDEPIETTTLDAYPYGHEDKHRRAATQWENIITGVDQRFNTFAEFREALHKYSIAHGFTYKYKKNDSHRVTAKCKTEGCPWRIYASRLATTQLICIKKMNPEHTCEGATVKAGYRATRGWIGSIIKEKLKVSPNYKPKDIASDIKRDYGIQLNYTQAWRAKEIAREQLQGSYREAYSQLPLFCEKIMETNPGSLATLSTKEDSSFRQLFVSFHASISGFHECRPLIFLDSTLLYSKYQGTLLAATAADGNDDFFPVAFAVVDEETENNWHWFLSQLKSALSTSEQITFVSDFQKGIRASLLDIFGKGCYHGYCLRCLAEKLNKDLKGQFSHDARRLMVQDFYAAAYAPKHEVFESCVKSIKAISDEAYNWVISSEPDHWANAFFGGARYNHMTSNFGQQFYSWVSEVDELPITQMIDVLRGKIMELIYRRRLESSQWVTRLTPFMEDRLQNEAAKSRSLQVLLSHGSVFEVRGESVDIVDIDHWDCSCKGWQLTGLPCCHAIAVLECLGRSLNDYCSRYFTSDSYRLTYLESINPIPNVEKQEQSEVLVEATIVTPPPTKRPPGRPKMKFADSVDIIKRQLQCSKCKGLGHNKKTCK, from the exons ATGGGTACAACGAAGAAGATTATAGCCATATGCCAATCTGGAGGGGAATTTGTGAGCAATAAGGATGACGGGTCCTTGTATTATGCGGGCGGGGAAGCTTATGCTTTGGACCTGGATCAGCACACCCAATTGAAAGATTTCAAACATGAACTTGCTGAAACATTTCAATGCAGTGTGGATGGCATGGCCATCAAGTATTTTCTCCCTGGGAACAGGAAGACCCTCATTAGTATATCTAAGGATAAGGACCTTCACCGCATGGTTAACTTCTTTAAGGAATCTGACCAAGTTGAGGTTTTCATATTTGCTGCTGCCCGAAATGTGTCCAATATGCCTGCCAGTAG GTCTAGCAGGACGATTGCTTCTGACTCAGAATTTCCTATTGATGTCCCTGTGGACCTTATGCAAACTGATGATGCGATTGTCTTAGATGAACCTATCGAAACTACAACACTTGATGCTTATCCTTATGGCCATGAAGATAAGCATCGTAGAGCAGCGACTCAGTGGGAGAATATTATCACTGGTGTGGACCAAAGATTTAATACGTTTGCCGAGTTCCGTGAAGCTCTGCATAAGTACTCGATTGCCCATGGATTCACCTACAAATATAAGAAAAATGACAGTCATCGTGTTACTGCCAAGTGCAAAACGGAAGGCTGTCCATGGCGTATATATGCATCTAGATTGGCTACCACTCAACTAATATGCATAAAGAAAATGAATCCAGAGCACACTTGTGAAGGGGCTACTGTAAAAGCTGGTTATAGGGCGACAAGGGGATGGATAGGAAGCATCATTAAGGAAAAATTGAAAGTTTCTCCAAATTACAAGCCGAAAGACATAGCCAGTGACATCAAGCGTGATTATGGCATTCAGTTGAATTATACGCAAGCTTGGCGAGCCAAGGAGATTGCACGAGAGCAGCTTCAGGGTTCATACAGAGAGGCGTATTCTCAGTTACCACTTTTTTGTGAGAAGATAATGGAGACTAATCCCGGTAGTCTTGCCACATTGAGTACGAAAGAAGATTCAAGCTTCCGCCAACTTTTTGTCTCGTTTCACGCCTCAATATCTGGCTTTCATGAGTGTCGCCCTCTTATTTTTCTTGATAGCACTCTTCTTTACTCAAAATACCAAGGAACTTTATTAGCAGCTACTGCCGCAGATGGAAATGATGATTTTTTCCCCGTAGCCTTTGCTGTGGTTGACGAAGAAACCGAAAATAACTGGCACTGGTTTCTGTCACAGTTAAAATCTGCTCTCTCAACATCTGAGCAAATTACTTTTGTTTCCGATTTCCAGAAAGGCATAAGAGCGTCTTTGCTCGATATTTTTGGCAAGGGATGCTACCATGGTTATTGTCTGCGCTGTCTTGCTGAGAAACTTAATAAAGATCTGAAAGGACAATTTTCACATGATGCTAGGCGGCTCATGGTTCAAGATTTCTATGCGGCTGCATATGCACCAAAACACGAGGTGTTTGAAAGTTGTGTAAAAAGCATAAAGGCCATCTCAGATGAGGCTTATAATTGGGTCATTAGTAGCGAGCCAGATCACTGGGCTAATGCATTTTTTGGTGGGGCGAGATACAATCACATGACATCCAACTTTGGCCAACAGTTTTACAGTTGGGTGTCTGAGGTGGATGAGTTGCCAATTACTCAGATGATTGATGTATTGCGTGGCAAGATCATGGAACTGATTTATAGGCGAAGGCTTGAGTCGAGCCAGTGGGTCACAAGATTGACACCTTTTATGGAGGATAGGCTTCAGAATGAGGCGGCAAAATCAAGGTCACTTCAAGTGTTACTCTCACATGGGAGTGTATTTGAGGTCCGTGGTGAATCTGTTGACATTGTTGATATTGATCACTGGGACTGTAGTTGCAAAGGATGGCAACTCACAGGATTGCCTTGCTGTCATGCTATTGCTGTTCTTGAATGCCTTGGCAGGAGTCTCAATGATTATTGCTCTAGATACTTCACGTCAGACAGCTACCGATTGACTTATTTGGAGTCGATCAACCCCATACCAAATGTGGAGAAACAAGAGCAAAGTGAAGTGCTGGTAGAAGCAACTATTGTAACTCCTCCGCCTACAAAGCGCCCTCCAGGCCGACCGAAGATGAAATTTGCGGACTCTGTGGATATCATTAAGCGCCAGCTCCAGTGTAGTAAATGCAAGGGCCTAGGCCACAATAAGAAAACATGCAAGTGA